In Erythrobacter sp. KY5, the DNA window GCACTGATTGTCGCGACGAGGCGCGGCGCACCGAAGATGATGAAGACACCGATGATGACCGTCGCGCCATAGCGCCAGTTCATCCGGCCGGTGAGCATCATGAAGCCGACACCGGCCACAGCCATGACGGCAACCGTCGTCGCGATCGGGCCAAGCAGTATTGACTGCATCCAGACCAGAGCCGTCGTGATCGGGTCACCGCTCTGTTGGGAAGTCTGCTGTGCAAATGCTGCGCTAGGCATAGTAATGAGCGCGAGGAAAGCAGCCAGACGGGCCGAGAGGCGAGTAAGCGAAGTCATTGAGTATTCCATATCCTTCAAACGGAGTGGCCCAGGCGATGTCTCAGCTATTGGGCGCCGGGGCGTGAATGGTTTGAGAGCCGTCCCATGATGGCGGCAACATATTGGCGGGTCTCTCGAATGTTCGGGATGCCGCCTGCGCGGATCACCCGCCCCGGTCCGGCATTGTAGGCAGCGAGCGCTTTTTCGAGATCACCGTCGAAACGATCGAGCTGTTCGCGAAGATAACGCGCGCCGCCCTCTAGATTCTGCATCGGATCATCGGGGTCGACGCCGAGGTCGCGAGCCGTGCCCGGCATGAGTTGTGCGAGGCCGCGCGCTCCTGCATGCGATACAGCAGTGGGTCGCCAGCGACTCTCCTGCCACACCACCGCTTCGAGCAGTGCGGGGCTTAAATCGAAGCGCTGAGCGAGCTCGTGTATTTTCGCGGAGTATTGCGGCGGGATGGCGGAGGCATGGCGAACCGTATCGGCCACGATGTTCTCCGGGACGTAGACTGCGCTCATCGCCGTGGCGCCGTCTTCTATCGGAAAACTGCCATTGTCATCGCCGACGAGAAAGGATTCGATGGCGGCCACAGGCTGACCGCCGGCCACCCAGCGGGCACCGTTTGCGTCAACTTCCATGACGTCAGCCTGGGCTGCACTTGCCAGAAAGGCCAGCGACAGTGTCATGCCCAATGATACAGCTCTGCCCGCGCGTGCGAGAATCATTCCTGTCCTCCAGAGGCTTCCCCTTTGTCTATCGTAAATGACACGCAGGTGACAGTCTCGCCGAACAGGCTCCGTTTCGGCGCCAATTTAAGTTAACCTCCGCCCCGCCAATTTGAAAAAAGACAGGCGCGAAGCATTACACTTCGCGCCTGCTATTTGAGCGCCTCAGACGCGCCCATAGTATAACGTGTTACACGCGGGGTTTGATCACCCGACTTCAGCGCAACAGGCAAGGCCAACTTATGCGAGCCCGAACCATGCTTGTTGGCGATACCGTTTTTAGTCGCGCAGCGTGAACTGGCTGCCACTTGCGGACTGGGTGCGAAATTCTCCGCGCTCCAGCATGGCCATGGCCTTGCGAGCCAGACGCCGCGAATCGGTCATCGTGCCGTTGGCCGTTTCGAGATCGACCACATCACGGCTGCGCATGGCAGCTTCGAAATTCGCTCGCGCCTCCTCGGTTTCGCCGATCTGTGCTCGTGCGATGCCCAGATTGATGAGCAGCGCAGGATCGCCGGGAGACGCTTCAAGTTCGGCCTCAAGCGTAGCGATCGCCAGGATGGTCTGGCCATCCGACAAGGCCTGAGCCGAAAGATCCGTGTCAGCTGGCATCACGGATTGCGCATGAGCAGGCACCGCAAGCGCTGCACCCATCGCCAGAATCGCTGTTAGGCCGAGCCGGTTCTTGTTGTTGTATGACATTGGCATGCCCTCCTTTTCTTGTGAGAGCATGATGCGACTTGTTTCTTAAAAATGCAATACAACTGTAACATTGTCATACTTTTGCCATTCTAGGTCAGATTCCATCGAATTTTCAATGCGTTGAACCGCCTTTTCTGTTTCACTTTTGTTACGACTACGTAATGCTTCATAGTCACACTTGTCTTTTTTCAGTCATATGACAGTCCTGTCGCAAAAAGCGTAACTCAGCAAAAATTCTGTCATGTCCGACCCCTAGCGGAGTCTTCGGCGCCGCAGTTCGCGCGCTTCCGAATTTCGATTCTCTCGGTTTTTTTAGGGGACCGCTCGCTGTGAAAAATATCCAACGCACTCTCGTTCTTGGCGCCAGCATCATTGCTCTTGCGGGCTGCGGTGCGGACGAAATCGTATCGCCCGGCACAAGCGGCGACATCATCATCAACAACCCGTCTCCGACGCCCACGCCGACGCCTACCCCGACACCGACGCAGACTCTCGTCACCCCGGCATCGGGCTGCCCGACGATCGCGTCGACCGGTGGGCTTACCGACATCGGCACCATCGCAGGTCCGACCGGCGAATATCGCGTGTGCCAGCTTCCGACGACCTTCAACGCTGACGACAACCTGCCGTTCATCAACGGTCTGCTGTATCAAATCTCGGGCCGCGTGAACGTCGGCACCGACCAGGGCTTCAGCAGCACGGGCACCGACGTAAACCTCTCGATCGAGCCGGGCGTCATTCTGTTCGCACAGGCCGAATCGTTCTTCGTCGTGAACCGCGGCAACACCATCTCGGCTAACGGCACCGCAACCCGCCCGATCGTGTGGACCAGCCGCGACAACGTGCTCGGCCTTGCCAGCGACTCCAGCGATGCACAGTGGGGCGGCGTCGTCCTTCTGGGCCGCGCACCGGTTTCGGATTGCTCGACCCAGGTTTTCAACACCGCAGCGGCTCCAAATGCCAACCCGCAGTGCGAGCAGCAGCTTGAAGGTACGACCGTCGCAACGCCGTTCGGCGGCACCGACCCGGCTGACAGCTCAGGCTCGTTCACCTTCAACCAGATCCGCTTCTCGGGCTTCGAGCTTCAGCAGGCCAACGAACTGCAGTCGCTCACCACCGGCGGCACCGGTAGCGGCACCGTCATCAACAACCTGCTTTCGTTCAACAGCTCGGATGACGGCGTCGAATTCTTCGGCGGTGTCGTGAACGTCCGCAACCTCGCCGTCATCGGCGCATCGGACGACTCGATCGACCTCGACAGCGGTGTTCAGACCGCTCTCGAAACCGGCGTGGTCGTGCAGCGCACCAACACCGGCGACAGCCTGGTTGAATTCGACTCGCCCGACGATCTTGGCGATGGCACCCCCGGCAACGCTCTCCCGCAGAGCCGTGGTCAGTTCAACAACTTCACCTTCATCCAGCGTTCCTCGGCTTCGGGTCAGGCACTTCGCGTTCGCGGCGGTGCAGCGCTCGGCGTGACCAACTCGGTCATCGATCTCGACACTGCTGCCGACGTTTGCGTCCGCGTCGACGAACAGATCACACTCGATGCGCTGATCGGCTTCGATTCGGTTGTGTGTGACGGCGTGGATCGCCCGGTTCGCGGCTCTGACGGTCCGTCGGATGCGCAGGTGCAGGCAGTCGTCGACGCTGGATCGAACAACGACTTCACCGCGACGCTGACGCTTACCGATGTTGTCGTAAACGGCTCGTTTGAGAACGGCGTGACCGCATTTGATGCGACCGCCCGTTCGTCCTTCTTCACCGACACCGGCTTCGTCGGCGCCATCGAAAGCGCCATCGCAGACGACTTCGGCGACTGGACCTGTAACTCGTCGATCCTCGACTTCGGCAGCGCCAACGGCGACTGCACCTCGCTGCCGGTCTTCTGATCGCGCCTTTCGAATTGAGGGAGGCGCCGCGTCTAAAGCGTGCGCCTCCCCTTTTGCTTCTGACGGTTCCGACGCGGAACCGCACACGTTTTTCAAGGCCTAATCATGAGGGGGTCTAGCATTATGTCGACCGGCAAGCGCCTGGCAGGGCTGCTGCTTCTCACCACGTCGCTCACCTTTCCCGCGGTTCTTCACGCCCAGTCGACTGAGCAAACCGAGGAAGATGAGCTGGCGCAGGACGTCCAGGATCCACAGGACGACGAGGATTTCCAGGAACCCGAGGTGTCCGTTCCGGGCGGTTCGGGCATCATCGTTACCGGACGTCGCAACCGCAATCCCGAGCGCTCCTCGACCCAGGTTCTGAACGTCCTTTCCGAAGCCGACATCGCCCGTACGGGTGAAGGCGACATCGCTGGCGCTCTTGGCCGCGTTACAGGTCTGTCGCTCGTCGGCGACGGCCGCGTCTTCGTTCGCGGCCTGGGCGATCGTTACTCGCTTGCTCTTCTCAACGGCCTTCCCCTGCCGAGCCCGGAACCGCTCAGCCGCGTCGTTCCGCTCGACATTTTCCCGACCAACGTGATCGCATCGAGCCTTGTGCAGAAGACCTATTCTGCCAACTATCCCGGCGAATTCGGCGGCGGTGTCATCAACCTCACCACCAAGGCAGTTCCTGTAGAGGACTTCCTCTCGGTGAGCTTCGGCATCAGCGGTGACAGCGAGACCACCTTCGAAAACGGCCTGACCTATTTCGGCTCAGACTGGGATTCGTTCGGTTTCGACAACGGCAACCGCGACATTCCGTCGAACTTGCAGTCCTTCTTCGACAGCGGCGAGCGTATCGGTACGATCGATCTGGCCACTTCCGAAGGCATCGCAGGGCAACTGTTTCCGCTGAACCTTGTGACGCTGCAGAAGGACAATTCGCAGCGCCCCAACTTCTCGGGCTCGATCACCGGTGGCCTGTCACTTGAGCTGGGTGACGACACCTTCCTCGGCGTGATCGCAACCGCTTCGATCAAGAACAGCCTGCGCAACCGCCAGGTCCTCTCTCAGCGTGGTAACAACGACCTGAGCGAAGTGTTCGAAACCCGCGAGACCTTCATCACCGACGAGAACATCCTGGTGAACGGACTTCTCGGCTTCGGTCTCGATTTTGGCCCGCACACGGTTCGCTGGACCAACCTGTACATTCGCGACACGCTCAAGACCGCGCGTCTAGAAGAGGCTTTCGATCCCTTCCCCGGTGAGGTCGGCTTCGACTTCGTCAACCAGCAGACCGCATGGTTCGAGCGTCAGCTCATGGACACGCAGCTGGTGGCGGAGCTCGACTTTGACCGGATCAGCGTCGACCTGCGCGGCGGCTATGCCCGCACCGACCGCGAAGCGCCGTTCAACACCACCTTCAGCTATACGCGCACGAACTTCACCGGTAACCAGTTCGGTGACCAGTTTGTCGCGTATTTCAACCAGCTGTCCGACGCCGGCATCACAACGGTCGCTTTCGACGACCTGAAGGAAGAGCTTTACTACGGCGGTATCGACCTCGGATATGAGATTACGAGTACCTTCGAGGCTACCGTAGGTTACGCCTATTCGGACACCGACCGCCGCTCGTCGAGCCGCGAGTTCCGTCCGTTCATCGCACCCGATCCCGCGTTCCAAGACGTGGGCCTCAATGAAACCGCCGCGGTTGCGCTGGGTTTGCGTCGTCCCGGCGACATCATCAACGGTGCGACCCTCGCTGGCTTCAACGTCTCGCTGACCGAAGCGACGCCGTTTCCCGTGTTTGACGCAGCGCTTCAGGTGCATGCAGGTTACGGCCTGCTGCGCTGGCTGCCGACCGACACGCTGACGCTCGAAGCGGGTGTGCGTTACGAGGATGGCGAGCAGGTTGTCGCTCTCGATCAGTCAGTGTTCAACACGCCGATCGCCGGGGCAACGCCGACCAACATCTTCAACGACTACTTCCTTCCGTCGGGGACCATCACCTGGGAACCGATCCCGGACTTCCAGGTTCGCGCCAGCGCTTCGCAGACCATCGCCCGCCCACAATTCCGCGAGCTGGTCGAGCAGCGTTATTTCGATCCGGAATCCAACCGACTGTTCCAAGGTAACCCGCTGCTTCAGGACTCCGAGCTGATCAACGCCGAAGTCCGTGCAGAGTACTACATGGGCGGGCCCAACCGGGTGAGCCTTGCAGGCTTCTACAAGGAGATCGACAACCCGATCGAGAGCACGTTCAACGTCGCATCGGGTCAGGTCTTCACCAGCTTTGCAAATGCTCCTTCCGCAGAGCTTTTCGGGCTTGAGCTTGACGCGGTGTACGGGATTGATCTGTACGGCATGGGAGGCAGCTTCTGGGAGACCAAGCAGCTGCTGTTCATCGCCAACTACACCTACACCCAGTCCGAGCTTTCGGTGAGCGACACCGACATCTCGCCGGTGCCGGGCAACCCGGGGCAGCTTGCCAACCTCATCTTCGACGATGGCGCTCCGCTGGTGGGTCAGTCCGACCATCTTGCCAACCTGTCGATCGGGATCGAAGACACCGAGAAGACGCAGCAGCTTTCGGTGCTGTTCAACTATGCGAGTGAGCGCGTCACGCAGCGCGCCGGTGCGCAACCGGACTTCGTCGAAGATCCGGGCCTGACGATCGACATCGTCGCCCGCACCGAGCTTCAGCTGGGTGTCCCGATGGAGCTGAGCCTCGAGGTGCGCAACATCACCGGACGCGACAATTTCGAGTTCCAGGAACTCGGCGCGAACCGTGTGGAGTTCAACACTTTCCAAGTCGGCACGACCTTCGCGCTTGGGATAACGGCGAACTTCTGATCGCCTTGCCATCTGCGCATTTGCAAGAGGGCCGCTTCCTTTTGGGGGAGCGGCCCTTTTCGTTTGGGTCCAAGCTGAAGTTGAAGCGCGGTTCGCGCGCCCCTTTGCCGGATCAGCCGATGTCGAAGACGTAGCCCGCCCCGCGCACCGTGCGCAGCGGATTGCCCCCGCCAGCTGCCTTGATCGCGCGGCGCAGCCGGCCGACCCAGACGTCGACGGTGCGCTCGTCGATCTCCGGTTCGCGTTTGCCAAGTCCGGCGATCAGATCATCGCGGCTCATCACCGTGTTTGGGTTCTCCGCGAAGAAGCGAAGCAGGCGGAACTCGTTAGGCCGCAGCTTGATCGGTTCGCCTGACCAGCGCGCCTGAAGGGCTGACATGTCGATCGACAGGTCGCCTGCCTCGATCCGGCGCGCCGCGTGGCGGTCAGGCGCTCTCGTCAGCAGCGCCAGCACCCGGTCAAGCACGCCCGTCCGGGTCAACGGCCCGACCACATAGTCATCCGCGCCCGCCTTGAGAGCACGCCGGCGGTCCTCTTCGTCGTGCTCGTCCAGCACCATCGTGATGTGCGCGGCGGCGGTTCGTTCGTCCGCACGCAAGCGGCGGCACATTTCGAGCCCCGCCAGGTCTTCCATCACCCAGTCAACGAACACCCACAGCGCACCATCGACCAGCCGCCTGGGCCCATCCGATCCCAGCCGGTCGAACGTGATGCGCCTTCCATCGTGGATGAAGTCTTCGCGAAAGCTGTCGGGGCCCTCGCCCAAATCGCTGGTCAGGAAGACGGTGATGACATCCATGAGCCCGGCCAAGTCCAGTGGTTGCAAGTGAGGCGCACCACCGGAATTGACGCGCCTGTGTGACGCGTTCGTGACGAGCACCGCGCTAGTTCGACAGGCTTGTCACAAAGCGACTGATCTGGCCCCTAAACCGCTCATTTCACGACCGAAACTGTATCCATCGCTGGCAGCCCCATACCAAGGCCAGTTGGCAATTTAGGTCGATAGGGCTTCTCCA includes these proteins:
- a CDS encoding TrbC/VirB2 family protein, coding for MTSLTRLSARLAAFLALITMPSAAFAQQTSQQSGDPITTALVWMQSILLGPIATTVAVMAVAGVGFMMLTGRMNWRYGATVIIGVFIIFGAPRLVATISAV
- a CDS encoding lytic transglycosylase domain-containing protein, which encodes MTLSLAFLASAAQADVMEVDANGARWVAGGQPVAAIESFLVGDDNGSFPIEDGATAMSAVYVPENIVADTVRHASAIPPQYSAKIHELAQRFDLSPALLEAVVWQESRWRPTAVSHAGARGLAQLMPGTARDLGVDPDDPMQNLEGGARYLREQLDRFDGDLEKALAAYNAGPGRVIRAGGIPNIRETRQYVAAIMGRLSNHSRPGAQ
- a CDS encoding TonB-dependent receptor domain-containing protein translates to MSTGKRLAGLLLLTTSLTFPAVLHAQSTEQTEEDELAQDVQDPQDDEDFQEPEVSVPGGSGIIVTGRRNRNPERSSTQVLNVLSEADIARTGEGDIAGALGRVTGLSLVGDGRVFVRGLGDRYSLALLNGLPLPSPEPLSRVVPLDIFPTNVIASSLVQKTYSANYPGEFGGGVINLTTKAVPVEDFLSVSFGISGDSETTFENGLTYFGSDWDSFGFDNGNRDIPSNLQSFFDSGERIGTIDLATSEGIAGQLFPLNLVTLQKDNSQRPNFSGSITGGLSLELGDDTFLGVIATASIKNSLRNRQVLSQRGNNDLSEVFETRETFITDENILVNGLLGFGLDFGPHTVRWTNLYIRDTLKTARLEEAFDPFPGEVGFDFVNQQTAWFERQLMDTQLVAELDFDRISVDLRGGYARTDREAPFNTTFSYTRTNFTGNQFGDQFVAYFNQLSDAGITTVAFDDLKEELYYGGIDLGYEITSTFEATVGYAYSDTDRRSSSREFRPFIAPDPAFQDVGLNETAAVALGLRRPGDIINGATLAGFNVSLTEATPFPVFDAALQVHAGYGLLRWLPTDTLTLEAGVRYEDGEQVVALDQSVFNTPIAGATPTNIFNDYFLPSGTITWEPIPDFQVRASASQTIARPQFRELVEQRYFDPESNRLFQGNPLLQDSELINAEVRAEYYMGGPNRVSLAGFYKEIDNPIESTFNVASGQVFTSFANAPSAELFGLELDAVYGIDLYGMGGSFWETKQLLFIANYTYTQSELSVSDTDISPVPGNPGQLANLIFDDGAPLVGQSDHLANLSIGIEDTEKTQQLSVLFNYASERVTQRAGAQPDFVEDPGLTIDIVARTELQLGVPMELSLEVRNITGRDNFEFQELGANRVEFNTFQVGTTFALGITANF
- a CDS encoding response regulator transcription factor — protein: MDVITVFLTSDLGEGPDSFREDFIHDGRRITFDRLGSDGPRRLVDGALWVFVDWVMEDLAGLEMCRRLRADERTAAAHITMVLDEHDEEDRRRALKAGADDYVVGPLTRTGVLDRVLALLTRAPDRHAARRIEAGDLSIDMSALQARWSGEPIKLRPNEFRLLRFFAENPNTVMSRDDLIAGLGKREPEIDERTVDVWVGRLRRAIKAAGGGNPLRTVRGAGYVFDIG